In Anaerobacillus sp. CMMVII, a single window of DNA contains:
- a CDS encoding amidohydrolase produces the protein MQILIQNTTIYPITSKKLENASLLIKDGKIAAIEDYIEPTSEMQVIDGKDHHLLPGFIDAHTHLGLYDEGTGWAGNDANETIDALTPHIRAIDGVYPLDIGFNDAVKYGITTVHVMPGSANVIGGTTSVIKTVGKNVQKMIIKEIAGLKIALGENPKRVHSTSTKNNDITRMGIMGMLREAFYQAKQNPNADDLRIAPIILALERKIPVRIHAHRADDILAAVRFAKEFQLDLRIEHCTEGHLIAEELTEYPLQVSVGPTLTRRSKIELKNKTWKTYSILTDHGISVSITTDHPYTPIQYLNICAAIAVREGLSEQNALEGITINPARNLGVDHRVGSLEVGKDADVVLWNQHPFHYMASPEMTIINGEIIYKK, from the coding sequence ATGCAAATCCTCATTCAAAATACAACGATATATCCGATCACTTCTAAAAAACTAGAGAATGCTTCACTATTAATTAAGGATGGTAAAATTGCTGCAATCGAAGACTATATTGAACCTACCTCTGAAATGCAGGTTATTGATGGCAAAGACCACCACCTTCTCCCTGGATTTATTGATGCACATACCCATTTAGGTTTATATGATGAAGGAACGGGGTGGGCCGGTAATGATGCTAACGAAACAATCGATGCGCTTACTCCGCATATTCGAGCGATTGACGGCGTTTACCCTCTAGATATTGGATTTAACGACGCTGTGAAGTACGGCATAACCACCGTTCACGTAATGCCAGGGAGTGCCAATGTAATTGGGGGAACAACTTCCGTTATAAAAACCGTTGGAAAAAATGTGCAAAAAATGATCATTAAAGAGATTGCTGGCTTAAAAATTGCACTTGGTGAAAATCCAAAACGGGTTCATAGTACTTCTACCAAAAATAATGACATCACCCGAATGGGCATTATGGGGATGCTTCGCGAGGCATTTTATCAAGCAAAGCAAAATCCTAATGCAGATGATCTCCGAATCGCTCCTATCATCTTAGCATTAGAACGGAAAATCCCTGTTAGAATTCATGCCCATCGTGCTGATGATATTTTAGCAGCTGTTCGGTTCGCTAAGGAATTTCAATTAGATTTACGAATTGAACACTGTACGGAAGGTCATTTAATTGCTGAAGAGTTAACCGAATACCCTCTTCAAGTTAGCGTTGGCCCCACATTAACTAGACGTTCAAAAATCGAATTAAAAAATAAAACCTGGAAAACGTATAGCATTTTGACTGATCATGGGATTAGCGTATCGATTACAACCGATCATCCTTATACACCTATTCAATATTTAAATATTTGCGCTGCAATTGCTGTAAGGGAAGGATTATCAGAGCAAAATGCCCTTGAGGGAATTACGATTAACCCTGCAAGAAACCTAGGGGTCGACCATCGTGTTGGGAGCTTAGAGGTTGGGAAAGACGCTGATGTTGTGCTATGGAATCAACATCCGTTTCATTATATGGCAAGCCCTGAGATGACGATCATTAATGGGGAAATAATTTACAAAAAATAA
- a CDS encoding cupredoxin domain-containing protein: MMKVEVMVMLLILSMMIIIALTVYVTYYTFKMRSRLTCMAGMMIAMTNAMMSSVALGTIFGVYYNSDLSTPTIIAVAYGMLIGYLTGKPISMMAALDGLGAGVMGGMMGAMLGVMLLPNKIDLTILFILFVFIVVMVVLLKVIDEEVSASSKNKEPERRPFFANPILLVMIVLFMAISTYGKNYVLSSGEKNEFMVPMTTYGGNDQQAVINVKVAAYEPNNIFLKAGEPSVLNFQADKLLGCSSYIYSNDLNFMASITPGSDNFIEVGSLDAGIYNYACTMNMFSGTVTVQ; encoded by the coding sequence ATGATGAAAGTCGAGGTAATGGTGATGTTACTTATTTTAAGCATGATGATTATTATCGCCCTAACTGTATACGTCACATATTATACGTTTAAAATGAGAAGCCGTCTTACGTGTATGGCAGGTATGATGATAGCAATGACAAATGCGATGATGTCTAGTGTGGCGCTGGGTACAATTTTTGGAGTCTATTATAATTCCGATCTTAGTACGCCAACAATTATAGCTGTGGCTTATGGTATGTTGATTGGGTATTTAACTGGAAAGCCAATCTCTATGATGGCAGCACTAGATGGTTTAGGTGCTGGAGTAATGGGCGGAATGATGGGAGCAATGCTAGGAGTCATGCTCTTACCTAATAAAATCGATTTAACGATACTTTTCATTTTATTCGTCTTTATCGTCGTAATGGTAGTCTTGCTAAAAGTAATTGATGAAGAAGTGTCGGCTAGCAGCAAAAACAAAGAACCAGAGCGAAGACCTTTTTTTGCTAATCCAATTCTTTTGGTTATGATCGTATTATTTATGGCTATTTCAACCTACGGGAAAAATTACGTATTGTCATCAGGAGAAAAGAATGAATTCATGGTACCGATGACTACCTATGGAGGCAACGACCAGCAAGCTGTGATAAATGTTAAGGTTGCTGCATATGAACCTAATAACATTTTCTTAAAGGCGGGGGAGCCTTCAGTATTAAACTTTCAAGCCGATAAATTACTCGGTTGTTCAAGCTATATATATTCAAACGACTTAAATTTCATGGCTTCAATTACTCCAGGTAGTGATAACTTTATCGAAGTAGGTTCACTTGATGCAGGAATTTACAATTATGCTTGTACAATGAATATGTTTTCAGGAACGGTTACTGTTCAGTAA
- a CDS encoding DegV family protein, producing the protein MKRIAWVTDSSAFIPNNMIDREDIFIVPIVLILDGQEYRDGVDLTEEELYPKLKTFTTPPKTSQPAIGDFVNLFNELKDKYDAVIAVHISRALSGTISASEQAAEIVGLDLKIIDSKILSYPLTGLIERGIALNKEGKSVDEIVEQLQSIANNVEAYVLIGSLEQLQRSGRLNGLKYLLASLLNIRPIITFDDGKLEIFEKKRSNSKATDRIFEKFKQSMEISRKKEIFILHANDEKLALEWEARIHESYPDLKVFVGPVSSAITLHAGEGTIA; encoded by the coding sequence ATGAAACGAATTGCTTGGGTAACGGATAGCTCAGCTTTCATACCTAATAATATGATTGATAGGGAAGATATATTTATTGTTCCTATTGTTTTAATTTTGGACGGGCAAGAATATCGCGATGGTGTTGATCTTACTGAAGAAGAGTTATATCCAAAGTTAAAAACGTTTACTACTCCACCAAAAACATCCCAGCCAGCGATTGGCGATTTTGTTAATTTATTCAATGAATTAAAAGATAAATACGACGCTGTTATTGCTGTTCATATTTCACGTGCTTTAAGTGGAACAATCTCTGCTAGTGAGCAGGCAGCTGAAATTGTTGGTCTTGATTTGAAAATCATTGACTCTAAAATCTTGTCTTATCCACTTACAGGTTTAATTGAAAGAGGCATCGCACTGAATAAAGAAGGAAAATCTGTTGATGAAATTGTTGAACAATTACAATCGATTGCTAACAATGTCGAAGCATATGTTTTAATTGGTAGCCTTGAGCAACTGCAACGAAGCGGCAGATTAAATGGTCTTAAGTATTTACTTGCAAGTCTCTTAAATATAAGACCTATTATTACGTTTGATGATGGAAAGCTTGAAATTTTTGAGAAGAAGAGATCCAATTCTAAAGCAACTGATCGGATTTTTGAAAAATTTAAACAGTCAATGGAGATATCAAGGAAAAAGGAAATCTTCATTTTACATGCAAATGACGAAAAATTAGCACTTGAGTGGGAAGCTAGAATTCATGAAAGCTATCCGGATCTCAAAGTTTTTGTCGGACCAGTATCGTCCGCTATTACTCTTCATGCCGGAGAAGGAACCATAGCTTAG
- a CDS encoding cation:proton antiporter, with amino-acid sequence MILLLGLEFPIKRLVGIAKKVAPAGVLDVLLCLGLPMALCMLFGLNLLTSFIIGGITYATSSSITAKLLESNKRMANTESEFMLGLLIFEDLVAPIVVAILVALTAGIGLTAFDFSMIFVKIIGMTILAILLGVFVFSKLAAFFDAYMDSDVIILLIVGLALAFGGWALQLGLSEVLGAFLIGITLAEVKRPEPMEHLLLPLKDLLLPLFFLYFGTTIEFGAIPMLSLLIILIVYTIVAKVIVGVVGGRWYGLNKKTALKAGLSLTARGEFSVIIASLAVGEYALFGGIYILITASIGIILFQLAPKIANKLYGKEKTKTKIAIPS; translated from the coding sequence ATTATTCTTTTATTAGGTTTAGAGTTCCCGATAAAAAGATTAGTAGGAATAGCAAAGAAGGTAGCTCCTGCAGGTGTCTTAGATGTTCTATTATGCTTAGGCTTACCTATGGCTCTTTGTATGTTGTTTGGTTTGAATTTACTAACAAGTTTCATTATTGGTGGTATTACCTATGCGACGAGTAGTTCAATAACAGCAAAATTGTTAGAGTCTAATAAGCGTATGGCGAACACTGAAAGTGAGTTTATGTTAGGATTATTAATTTTTGAAGACTTAGTAGCACCGATAGTGGTGGCAATTTTAGTTGCCCTGACTGCAGGTATAGGATTAACTGCATTTGATTTTAGTATGATATTCGTAAAAATTATCGGTATGACTATCCTTGCTATTTTGTTAGGAGTATTCGTATTTAGTAAGCTGGCTGCTTTCTTTGATGCTTATATGGACAGTGATGTAATTATCTTGCTTATTGTAGGTCTAGCTTTAGCTTTTGGTGGTTGGGCATTGCAGTTAGGGTTGTCAGAAGTGTTAGGGGCATTCTTAATAGGAATTACGTTAGCAGAAGTGAAAAGGCCTGAACCTATGGAGCATTTATTGTTACCATTGAAAGACTTGCTATTACCCTTGTTTTTCTTATATTTTGGTACAACGATAGAGTTTGGTGCAATCCCTATGCTGTCCTTATTGATCATCTTAATCGTCTACACAATTGTTGCAAAAGTAATAGTCGGAGTAGTTGGCGGTAGATGGTATGGTTTAAATAAGAAAACTGCATTAAAGGCTGGATTGTCCTTAACAGCGAGAGGTGAGTTTTCGGTAATCATAGCGAGTTTAGCGGTTGGTGAGTATGCCTTGTTTGGGGGAATATATATCTTAATCACAGCTTCAATAGGTATTATATTGTTCCAATTAGCGCCTAAGATTGCAAATAAACTATATGGTAAAGAGAAAACTAAGACGAAAATAGCCATACCTAGTTAG
- a CDS encoding cation:proton antiporter regulatory subunit translates to MKTIVTDLPTIGKKITMVTSKNEKITLITHHTGKRDLYFSHDVDDDEADYAIELSAQDTRELGAQLLGASYQPGDTDQMKMVKGAMVLEWYTLTASSALVGKTLVESDIRAKTGAMVVAITRGENVIVSPSADEVLKTEDVLMVAGSRENISSFEDWIKTQYVDSSNRGV, encoded by the coding sequence ATGAAAACGATAGTAACCGATTTACCTACCATAGGAAAGAAGATTACAATGGTGACATCGAAAAATGAGAAAATTACTTTAATTACACATCACACGGGTAAGCGAGATTTATATTTTTCACATGACGTAGATGATGACGAAGCAGATTATGCAATTGAGTTGTCTGCACAAGACACGCGGGAGTTAGGTGCACAATTATTAGGTGCAAGTTATCAGCCTGGGGATACTGACCAAATGAAAATGGTCAAAGGTGCAATGGTGTTAGAGTGGTACACTTTAACTGCAAGTAGTGCTTTAGTTGGTAAGACTTTGGTGGAATCCGATATCAGAGCGAAAACTGGTGCTATGGTAGTTGCGATAACAAGAGGGGAAAATGTCATTGTAAGTCCTTCTGCTGACGAAGTTCTAAAAACAGAAGATGTGCTAATGGTGGCTGGAAGTAGGGAAAATATTTCGTCGTTTGAAGATTGGATAAAAACGCAATACGTCGATTCAAGCAACCGAGGAGTGTGA
- a CDS encoding TIGR01777 family oxidoreductase, whose amino-acid sequence MNIVICGGTGLIGSKLVESLVKEDHHVFILTRNTKNKNKTANVTYISWLNAGDQPEHHLENIDVVINLAGETINSRWTNEQKERILNSRIEATENCLALMKRLTKKPSVFLNASAVGFYGTSLTESFTEDHQEAGTDFLASVVEKWEQEAEKASSIGVRTVMLRFGVILASDGGALQKMVLPYKLLAGGTIGSGQQWLSWIHIDDAVNLIRFAINNKDISGPLNITAPHPMKMKDFGKSLGQRIGKPHWLPTPSFALKLLLGEMSLLVLEGQNVYPKKAIQHGFRFTYPTLKETLDHLEI is encoded by the coding sequence ATGAATATCGTGATATGTGGTGGAACGGGATTAATTGGTTCCAAGTTAGTCGAAAGCCTTGTTAAGGAAGACCATCATGTTTTCATTTTAACAAGAAACACGAAAAATAAGAATAAAACAGCTAATGTCACCTATATCAGCTGGCTAAATGCTGGTGATCAGCCAGAGCATCACCTTGAAAATATTGATGTCGTCATAAATCTAGCTGGTGAAACCATTAATAGTCGCTGGACAAACGAACAAAAAGAGCGAATTTTAAACAGTCGAATTGAAGCTACGGAAAACTGCCTTGCTTTAATGAAAAGATTAACAAAGAAACCTTCTGTTTTTCTTAATGCGTCGGCTGTAGGCTTCTATGGTACATCTTTAACTGAGAGTTTTACAGAAGATCATCAGGAGGCAGGGACTGATTTCTTAGCATCAGTCGTTGAAAAGTGGGAGCAAGAAGCTGAAAAAGCTTCTTCTATAGGGGTTAGGACTGTAATGCTGCGCTTTGGCGTTATCTTAGCAAGTGATGGTGGTGCTTTACAAAAGATGGTTCTCCCATACAAATTATTGGCCGGCGGGACTATTGGAAGTGGACAACAATGGCTCTCATGGATTCATATTGATGATGCTGTTAATTTAATTCGCTTTGCAATCAACAATAAAGATATATCTGGCCCACTGAATATTACTGCGCCCCATCCAATGAAAATGAAGGATTTCGGAAAATCATTAGGACAAAGGATAGGTAAACCACATTGGTTACCTACGCCAAGCTTTGCTCTTAAGCTACTATTAGGGGAAATGAGCTTGCTCGTACTTGAAGGACAAAATGTCTATCCTAAAAAGGCGATTCAACATGGCTTCCGCTTCACTTACCCTACTTTAAAAGAGACATTAGATCATCTAGAAATATAA
- the recX gene encoding recombination regulator RecX produces the protein MPTISKITVQKKNKERYNIFLDEEYAFSVDEAILVTYHLRKGLEVTKEFLTEIISEDHIRKGYQSAINYLSYRIRSVKEVKDYLSKKELEPEVITRIVEKLTKENYLDDQEFARAYVQSRLNLTLKGPELVRRELVEKGISEADMMLGMQLYTYDLQLEKAVLFLQKKYPAKLRISRNEQDRKLYMLLISKGFSQEVIQQAFKIVHEEVEADNDEEWEALLYQGEKAYKKFHKESGWEQKQKVKQYLYRKGFSVDSIDKFIEYYEEEREK, from the coding sequence ATGCCTACGATCTCAAAGATTACGGTTCAAAAGAAAAATAAAGAGCGCTACAACATTTTCCTTGATGAGGAGTATGCCTTTAGTGTTGATGAAGCAATTTTAGTTACATATCATTTAAGAAAAGGGTTAGAAGTTACGAAAGAATTTCTAACAGAAATCATATCTGAAGATCATATTCGTAAAGGTTATCAATCCGCGATAAACTACTTATCATATCGAATTCGCTCTGTGAAAGAGGTTAAAGATTATTTATCGAAAAAGGAGTTAGAACCCGAGGTTATAACGAGGATCGTTGAGAAATTAACGAAAGAAAACTATTTAGACGACCAGGAGTTTGCGCGTGCTTACGTGCAATCAAGACTAAACCTTACTTTAAAGGGCCCAGAGCTAGTAAGACGTGAGCTAGTGGAAAAGGGAATTTCCGAAGCGGATATGATGTTAGGTATGCAATTGTATACGTATGATTTGCAGTTAGAAAAGGCAGTTCTATTTTTGCAAAAAAAGTACCCAGCGAAGTTAAGGATTTCTCGGAACGAACAAGATCGAAAACTGTATATGCTCTTGATCTCAAAGGGGTTTTCTCAGGAAGTGATCCAACAAGCCTTCAAGATTGTTCATGAAGAAGTAGAGGCTGACAACGATGAAGAGTGGGAAGCGCTACTATATCAAGGTGAAAAAGCTTATAAAAAATTTCACAAAGAGAGCGGCTGGGAACAAAAACAGAAAGTTAAACAATACTTATACCGAAAGGGCTTTTCGGTCGATTCGATTGACAAGTTTATTGAGTATTATGAAGAGGAAAGGGAAAAATGA
- a CDS encoding L-lactate permease, which translates to MLTSLVALTPIIAVLLFLVVLRMPAVKAMPISLLATALLAILYWKVPFVQVLAASLEGIVIGVSILYIVFGAILLLNTLKLSGAIDTIRNSFLGITPDRRVQLIIIAWLFGAFIEGAAGFGTPAAIAAPLLVALGFPPLAAVVLALIADSSPVSFGAVGTPIIVGVNQGLQEGSVIAPVVQSYLGDLAMLDYMNVLAAQVMTVDVFVGTFLPLILVLLLTKFFGERRSFREGLKVWKFAIFAGLAFTLPALLVATFLGPEFPSIFGGLIGLILVVPAAKKGFLLPDESWDFPKKADWLQSWMGQEFASEAGYIKEKGMKKELPLIVAWVPYLLVGMFLVLTRLEVLPFKQWLLSFTIAWNNILGTDIGTSLQPLYLPGTVFVLVVLITFFVHKMQSSQLAKSFKMSAEAIVGSAIALFTAVPMVRIFINSGLNDANLQSMPIELANTASSLMGGTWPLVAPLIGALGSFISGSATFSNMMFSLFQFSVADQIGVDPTIVLSMQVLGANAGNMICVLNVVAAASVVGLLGKEGVIIRMTLGPMLYYSLFSGLIGLIYAYIF; encoded by the coding sequence ATGCTCACATCTTTAGTTGCGTTAACCCCCATTATCGCTGTATTACTTTTTTTAGTTGTTCTCAGAATGCCTGCTGTGAAGGCAATGCCAATTAGCCTTTTAGCAACGGCGCTGCTAGCTATTTTGTATTGGAAAGTACCCTTCGTCCAAGTCTTGGCGGCATCACTTGAAGGGATTGTCATCGGGGTATCTATACTATACATTGTTTTTGGGGCGATCCTACTCTTGAATACCTTAAAGCTAAGTGGAGCGATCGATACAATTCGTAACAGTTTTCTAGGGATTACTCCGGATCGGCGTGTTCAATTAATCATTATTGCTTGGCTATTTGGTGCTTTTATCGAAGGGGCGGCCGGATTTGGAACCCCAGCAGCGATTGCTGCACCACTCTTAGTTGCCTTAGGTTTTCCACCCTTAGCAGCAGTGGTCCTAGCCTTAATAGCGGATAGCAGTCCAGTTTCATTTGGGGCTGTAGGTACTCCAATCATTGTTGGGGTTAATCAGGGCCTGCAGGAAGGCTCGGTTATTGCGCCAGTTGTCCAGTCATACTTAGGCGATTTGGCGATGCTTGATTACATGAATGTTTTAGCGGCTCAAGTCATGACTGTTGATGTATTTGTGGGAACGTTTCTGCCACTGATCTTAGTACTGTTGTTAACGAAGTTTTTTGGAGAGCGTCGATCGTTTAGAGAAGGGCTTAAAGTTTGGAAATTTGCGATCTTTGCTGGTCTAGCATTTACTCTTCCAGCGTTACTTGTTGCTACATTTTTAGGGCCTGAATTTCCGTCAATTTTTGGTGGCTTAATTGGACTTATTCTGGTGGTTCCTGCTGCCAAAAAAGGTTTTCTATTACCTGATGAAAGCTGGGATTTTCCGAAAAAAGCTGATTGGCTACAAAGTTGGATGGGCCAAGAGTTTGCAAGCGAGGCAGGATACATTAAAGAAAAGGGTATGAAGAAAGAGCTTCCCCTTATTGTTGCATGGGTTCCTTATTTATTAGTAGGTATGTTCCTTGTCCTAACAAGACTTGAAGTGTTGCCATTTAAGCAATGGCTATTAAGTTTTACCATAGCATGGAATAACATTCTTGGAACGGATATTGGAACTTCATTGCAACCACTCTATCTTCCGGGGACAGTATTTGTCCTTGTCGTATTAATTACGTTTTTTGTCCATAAAATGCAAAGTTCACAATTGGCAAAATCCTTCAAAATGTCAGCTGAAGCAATCGTTGGTAGTGCAATTGCCTTATTTACAGCTGTTCCAATGGTGAGGATTTTTATCAACTCCGGATTAAATGATGCTAACCTGCAGAGTATGCCAATTGAGTTAGCCAATACTGCTTCTTCTTTAATGGGCGGGACATGGCCGTTAGTTGCTCCGCTAATTGGGGCCCTTGGATCATTTATTTCTGGTAGCGCGACGTTTAGTAATATGATGTTTTCATTGTTTCAATTTAGTGTCGCAGATCAAATTGGAGTTGACCCAACCATTGTATTAAGTATGCAAGTACTTGGAGCAAATGCAGGAAATATGATTTGTGTACTAAACGTAGTTGCTGCAGCTTCAGTTGTTGGCTTGTTAGGGAAAGAAGGAGTAATCATAAGAATGACACTTGGACCGATGTTGTATTATTCGCTTTTTTCAGGATTAATTGGTCTAATCTATGCTTATATTTTCTAA
- a CDS encoding YfhH family protein, whose translation MEKRYSQFSEHELRQEITHLNDKAKKAEQMGMVNELAVYERKIVMAKSYLLNPDDFQPGESYELNDGEGTIFKISYMNGIFAWGHRQGNENREEEAFPIALLVNKMN comes from the coding sequence ATGGAAAAACGTTATAGTCAATTTTCAGAGCACGAACTTCGGCAGGAAATTACGCACTTAAATGATAAAGCAAAGAAAGCTGAGCAAATGGGGATGGTTAACGAACTTGCTGTCTATGAACGAAAGATTGTCATGGCAAAATCGTATCTATTAAATCCAGACGACTTTCAGCCAGGAGAGTCATATGAACTTAATGATGGCGAAGGGACTATTTTCAAGATTTCTTATATGAATGGAATTTTTGCCTGGGGCCATCGTCAGGGCAATGAAAATAGGGAAGAAGAAGCATTTCCGATTGCTTTATTAGTAAATAAAATGAACTAA
- a CDS encoding YpzG family protein encodes MKKFTRDHRANYQDPFQSPRANPKHAYAQVNGETELSLHNYVLQVQTRKRA; translated from the coding sequence TTGAAAAAATTCACTAGAGACCACCGTGCTAATTATCAAGATCCGTTCCAATCTCCACGTGCAAATCCAAAACATGCGTATGCGCAAGTAAATGGTGAGACTGAACTTAGCCTTCACAACTACGTTCTTCAAGTTCAAACACGCAAAAGAGCGTAG
- the sspK gene encoding small, acid-soluble spore protein K, whose translation MRNKEKGFPNRMSFDGEPRAKAEYSSKRANGTISDHPQERMMNSNQKRK comes from the coding sequence ATGCGTAACAAAGAAAAAGGGTTTCCTAACAGAATGTCTTTCGACGGCGAGCCACGCGCAAAAGCAGAATATTCTTCTAAGCGTGCTAATGGCACAATTAGTGATCATCCTCAGGAACGAATGATGAACTCTAATCAAAAGCGAAAATAA
- a CDS encoding YfhJ family protein, producing the protein MEEIFERLTKVSMEKNNELNYDLARSWIEALWEDFEATRAKAGRDYEGQKVTEMFVTQFIQNYGERLHEFASRNEKFKHLLK; encoded by the coding sequence ATGGAAGAAATATTTGAGCGTCTTACAAAAGTTTCGATGGAAAAAAATAACGAGCTAAATTATGATTTAGCTCGCAGTTGGATTGAAGCACTTTGGGAAGACTTTGAAGCTACAAGGGCAAAAGCAGGTAGAGATTACGAAGGACAAAAGGTAACAGAGATGTTCGTCACTCAGTTTATTCAAAATTATGGCGAAAGACTTCATGAATTCGCCTCAAGAAATGAAAAGTTTAAGCACTTACTTAAATAG
- a CDS encoding metal-dependent hydrolase, which yields MDTGTHVVMGIAIGSIATLDPVVANDPLLAQTVMLGALIGSQAPDFDTILKLKNNAKYIRNHRGITHSIPAVLLWPILITTALVLFFPGVNILHLWLWTFLAVFLHVFVDIFNAYGTQALYPIKKKWIALGVIYILDPFIFLSHIAAIILWQIGTHQGYTFLGLYGILIFYYLWRFYARNQIYKKAKQEHPDASHVFISPSYNWKRWHVVIRTPKMMYVAQAIDDHLNYFESYPFEPIPNDPIINAALKDDNLAAFLSFSPSYRWEVVYEEDHHEVRFVDLRYRSKGHYPFVAIVKLDDNLNILSSYTGWIYSEETLRKKLQFATE from the coding sequence TTGGATACTGGTACACACGTTGTTATGGGAATCGCGATAGGTTCCATTGCAACGTTAGACCCTGTCGTAGCAAATGACCCACTACTGGCACAAACAGTCATGTTAGGTGCCCTTATTGGCTCCCAAGCACCCGATTTTGATACAATACTAAAACTAAAGAATAATGCAAAATATATTCGAAATCATCGTGGAATTACTCATTCAATACCCGCAGTCCTTCTTTGGCCAATTCTTATTACAACTGCATTAGTCCTATTTTTTCCTGGGGTAAATATCTTGCATCTATGGCTCTGGACATTTCTAGCTGTATTTTTACATGTGTTTGTAGATATCTTTAATGCCTATGGAACCCAAGCTCTCTATCCAATCAAAAAGAAATGGATTGCTTTAGGAGTCATTTATATCCTGGATCCATTCATCTTCCTTAGTCATATTGCTGCAATCATCCTTTGGCAAATAGGTACTCATCAAGGGTATACGTTTTTAGGATTATATGGCATCCTGATCTTTTATTATTTGTGGCGCTTTTACGCTCGAAATCAAATCTATAAGAAAGCAAAACAAGAACATCCAGATGCATCACACGTCTTTATCTCACCATCGTACAATTGGAAAAGGTGGCATGTGGTGATCCGAACGCCGAAAATGATGTATGTTGCACAGGCAATTGATGATCATTTGAATTACTTTGAAAGCTATCCTTTTGAACCAATCCCTAATGATCCAATCATTAATGCCGCACTAAAGGATGATAACTTAGCAGCATTTTTGTCCTTTTCTCCATCTTATCGTTGGGAAGTTGTGTATGAGGAGGATCATCATGAGGTTCGATTTGTTGATCTTCGCTATCGCAGTAAAGGGCATTACCCCTTTGTCGCAATCGTTAAGCTAGATGATAACTTAAATATCCTCAGTTCATACACTGGCTGGATTTACAGTGAAGAAACACTAAGGAAGAAACTTCAGTTTGCAACGGAATAA